The Coffea arabica cultivar ET-39 chromosome 3c, Coffea Arabica ET-39 HiFi, whole genome shotgun sequence genome contains a region encoding:
- the LOC113735579 gene encoding metacaspase-9-like, with protein MVNRIPQGAHLTIIADSCNSGGLIEMLKEQVGPGFPPHVCYTPRAYDYNPLYKPRLMPMTAIVRYLESRNGLNSPDIGRHLRHIYGNDVSIKFRGQADHHAQVNASHQPVDQLDDKGILISACQFDESSLDIRGVRRPHGVFTAVLSESVKEEPGPISYKLLVEKCRAKIELFAEKYRAKIERPPHPCLYCSDENVNAPFLQNRLIN; from the coding sequence ATGGTAAATCGCATACCACAAGGTGCTCACTTGACTATAATAGCAGACTCCTGCAACAGTGGGGGGCTAATTGAAATGTTGAAGGAGCAAGTTGGACCTGGCTTTCCTCCACATGTTTGCTATACCCCAAGGGCTTACGACTACAACCCACTTTACAAACCCAGACTAATGCCCATGACGGCAATTGTGCGGTATTTGGAATCTAGGAATGGCTTAAACAGTCCAGACATTGGCAGACACTTGAGGCACATTTATGGAAACGATGTCAGCATCAAGTTCCGGGGGCAAGCTGATCACCATGCCCAAGTTAATGCTTCACACCAGCCCGTTGATCAGTTAGACGACAAAGGCATTCTTATCAGTGCATGCCAGTTCGATGAGTCATCGTTAGATATTCGGGGTGTTCGTCGTCCTCATGGTGTGTTTACTGCTGTACTTTCTGAATCGGTGAAAGAGGAACCTGGTCCGATCAGCTATAAATTGCTCGTCGAGAAATGTAGAGCTAAAATAGAATTGTTCGCCGAGAAATATAGAGCTAAAATAGAACGCCCCCCGCATCCATGTCTCTACTGCTCTGACGAGAATGTTAATGCACCTTTCCTGCAGAATCGCTTAATTAACTAA